One stretch of Carcharodon carcharias isolate sCarCar2 chromosome 20, sCarCar2.pri, whole genome shotgun sequence DNA includes these proteins:
- the LOC121292396 gene encoding zinc finger C2HC domain-containing protein 1C-like — translation MAPFLQVDPLSRYGKNKTLRKLPPISPGAQDAEFPAPQTKLDLLKCQFQQKLERDKQVKLMAIYKQQYQEALYRLRNTYLLEAHSGPYKKPANNEHPSADVTLIQSPPPEDQNSMWTQIAHSPQGKRSAGIDRSHPLRPIDRRSSGLSNILNFEEQSSDWRSFIPLDAPMWPAVTFRPSPPKESRGKCQSSRSHFRSRERFVELRPVEDSTSSVQLRQRSNQCNISAGAKEQEPREVQNNHQNGRLDIEVEICKKESLIQGRLRKIEEELRQIQMQRDQAEEEEIAAKNTSDKSFKMKTSSHYKREEANEESSFDGCSSEEYTDHSNPFADYKENTCEAKNDTDDDTEDRAHYADSSQNERTEWTGHYSPEEKAHCSFCGRRFVLDRLNTHTEICKKVYKRKRKVYNSAQKRAKGTDLENYQCSHKITPAP, via the exons ATGGCTCCTTTTCTTCAGGTTGATCCCTTGTCCCGTTATGGGAAAAATAAGACTTTGAGGAAACTGCCACCCATCAGCCCTGGAGCCCAAGATGCTGAGTTTCCTGCACCACAGACCAAACTGGACTTACTGAAGTGTCAGTTCCAACAGAAGCTGGAGAGAGACAAACAGGTGAAGTTAATGGCCATCTATAAGCAGCAGTATCAGGAGGCGCTGTATCGCCTCCGAAACACCTACCTCCTGGAAGCTCATTCGGGTCCCTATAAAAAGCCTGCAAACAACGAGCATCCTTCAGCTGATGTGACACTTATACAATCGCCACCCCCAGAGGATCAGAATTCAATGTGGACACAAATTGCACACAGTCCACAAGGGAAGCGGAGTGCTGGCATTGACAGATCTCATCCTCTTAGGCCCATTGATCGGAGAAGCTCTGGTCTCAGTAACATCTTAAACTTTGAAGAACAGTCTTCTGATTGGAGGAGTTTCATACCCCTGGACGCTCCCATGTGGCCAGCTGTTACATTCAGACCATCTCCACCTAAAGAATCCAGAGGGAAATGTCAGTCCAGCAGATCCCATTTCAGGAGCAGAGAACGGTTTGTGGAACTGAGACCAGTGGAAGATTCAACATCTTCAGTCCAACTGAGGCAAAGGAGCAACCAATGCAATATCTCAGCCGGTGCGAAGGAACAGGAACCCAGAGAAGTCCAAAATAATCATCAAAATGGCAGATTGGACATAGAAGTAGAGATTTGTAAGAAGGAGAGTCTAATCCAAGGAAGACTGAGGAAAATCGAGGAAGAACTGAGACAAATCCAGATGCAAAGGGATCAAGCAGAGGAAGAAGAGAT AGCAGCAAAGAACACCAGTGACAAATCATTCAAGATGAAAACTAGCAGCCACTACAAGAGGGAAGAAGCGAATGAAGAGAGCAGCTTTGATGGATGTTCCTCAGAGGAATATACTGATCATTCAAATCCATTCGCTGATTATAAAGAGAATACATGTGAAGCAAAGAATGATACAGATGATGATACAGAGGACAGAGCACATTATGCTGACTCATCACAGAATGAGAGGACAGAGTGGACTGGACATTATTCTCCAGAGGAGAAAGCTCACTGCTCGTTCTGCGGCCGGAGGTTTGTTCTGGAtcgtctcaacacacacactgaaatctgtAAGAAAGTTTACAAACGCAAGAGGAAAGTCTACAATTCTGCACAAAAGAGAGCAAAAGGAACTGATTTGGAGAATTACCAGTGCAGCCACAAAATCACACCAGCTCCG